In one Gracilinanus agilis isolate LMUSP501 chromosome 6, AgileGrace, whole genome shotgun sequence genomic region, the following are encoded:
- the SEMA4F gene encoding semaphorin-4F yields MRVSPGRPRPGSGQPPAPAPAPAPASVWAAPCPALRVQVLVLLISCALARAWSGPPLGRVPYSVPRTSLTASEADPFLTRFSAPQTQNYSILLVNPVSNTLYVGARDAIFALPLPLTEGRAQRIDWPVPETHRQICKKKGKKEADCHNYIRILAMANATHLLTCGTFAFDPQCGIIDVSSFHQVERLESGRGKCPFEPTQRSAAVMSGGVLYAASMNNFLGTEPIISRAIGPTEERIRTEVTPAWLNAPKFVAAVSLSPTDLGEEDGDTEIYFFFTETARDSDMYQPIKVPRVARVCAGDLGGLKTLQRRWTTFLKAELLCPGPTHGRTSSILKDMTTLQLKPGTGVPLFYGIFSSQWDGVSISAICAFHPRDIQSSMSGPFREFKHDCNRGMPVMDSEVPQPRPGMCITNQMKLLGFGSSLSLPDRVLTFVRDHPLMDQPVSPADGHPLLIASNTIYHRVAAHRVTSLLGEEYDVLYLGTGDGHLHRAVRIGSQLSILEDLTLFLEPQPVETLQLHDGWLLIGSGSEVTQINITDCGRLRSCKECILARDPACAWSSRLKACVTHIGAGEGLLQDIELGNASSLCPKETGAFPLILEVPVVPAAHVVLPCSPRSAWATCVWHRPGGLIEDAVIPRLDGLEVLVTQGALGTYACECQEGGMTQVVATYHLFWGEPQGRGRIVGSGLAGFILGAVASTLILLLLGRQRQRQRQQELLARNKVGLDLGAPPSGTTSCSHDPPSPSPSPEDERLPLALALAKRGSNLNGFPPSFLRDSHQGPNQAHILLTTAPLATCDETSI; encoded by the exons ATGCGGGTGTCCCCCGGCCGGCCCCGCCCGGGCAGCGGGCAGCCTCCCGcacctgcccctgcccctgctcCCGCCTCTGTCTGGGCCGCGCCCTGCCCGGCGCTGCGGGTTCAGGTGTTGGTTCTGCTGATAAGCTGCGCCTTGGCCAGAGCCTGGAGCGGACCTCCGCTCGGACGCGTGCCGTACTCAGTGCCCAGGACCTCGCTGACAGCTTCGG AGGCTGACCCTTTCCTCACTCGGTTCTCCGCTCCTCAGACTCAAAATTACTCTATCCTCCTTGTGAATCCTGTTTCCAACACGCTTTATGTTGGTGCCCGGGATGCCATTTTTGCTCTTCCCCTGCCTCTCACAGAGGGGCGAGCCCAGAGG ATTGACTGGCCAGTGCCTGAGACTCACAGACAGATCtgcaaaaagaaaggcaagaaggaG GCTGACTGTCATAATTACATTCGAATTCTTGCCATGGCCAACGCCACTCATCTTCTCACGTGCGGCACCTTTGCCTTCGACCCACAGTGCGGGATCATC GATGTATCCAGTTTCCATCAGGTTGAAAGGCTAGAAAGTGGCCGAGGGAAATGTCCTTTTGAGCCAACCCAGCGGTCGGCTGCTGTAATGTCTG GGGGTGTCCTATATGCTGCCAGCATGAATAATTTTCTGGGGACAGAGCCAATTATCTCTCGGGCCATTGGCCCGACTGAGGAGCGGATTCGAACAGAGGTCACACCAGCTTGGCTAAATG CTCCAAAGTTTGTGGCAGCTGTATCTCTGAGCCCAACTGACTTGGGGGAGGAGGATGGAGACACtgaaatttatttcttcttcacgGAGACAGCTCGAGATTCTGATATGTACCAACCAATTAAGGTCCCACGTGTGGCTCGTGTGTGTGCG GGAGACCTTGGGGGACTGAAGACCCTCCAGCGGAGGTGGACAACATTTCTGAAGGCTGAGCTGCTGTGTCCAGGGCCAACACATGGCCGAACTTCCAGCATCCTGAAGGATATGACCACCCTACAACTGAAGCCTGGCACAGGAGTCCCCCTCTTCTATGGGATCTTCTCCTCCCAGTG GGATGGGGTTTCCATTTCTGCCATCTGTGCCTTCCACCCCCGTGACATCCAGTCATCAATGAGTGGCCCATTTAGGGAGTTCAAGCATGACTGCAATAGAGGAATGCCTGTGATGGACAGTGAAGTCCCCCAGCCCAGGCCTGGAATG TGTATCACCAACCAAATGAAGCTACTAGGCTTCGGCTCATCCCTTTCCCTACCCGATCGAGTTCTTACCTTTGTACGGGACCACCCTCTTATGGACCAGCCTGTTTCTCCTGCTGATGGCCATCCCCTGCTGATTGCCTCCAACACAATCTATCACCGGGTTGCAGCCCACAGAGTGACAAGCTTGCTGGGAGAAGAGTATGATGTACTCTACCTGGGGACAG GGGACGGACACCTGCACCGGGCAGTGCGGATCGGCTCCCAGCTCAGCATCCTGGAAGACCTGACCTTATTCCTGGAGCCTCAACCAGTGGAAACTCTCCAGCTGCATGAC GGTTGGCTCCTGATCGGCTCTGGCTCTGAGGTGACACAGATAAACATAACAGACTGTGGCCGTCTCCGGAGCTGCAAAGAGTGCATCCTGGCTCGAGACCCAGCCTGTGCTTGGAGCTCCCGGCTCAAGGCTTGTGTTACCCACATTGGGGCAGGCGAGGG gctgcTCCAAGACATTGAGTTGGGAAATGCATCCTCTCTTTGTCCCAAGGAGACTGGAG CatttcctctcattcttgaggTTCCTGTGGTCCCAGCTGCACACGTGGTCTTGCCATGTTCCCCACGATCAGCCTGGGCAACCTGTGTGTGGCACCGGCCAGGGGGCCTCATTGAAGATGCAGTGATTCCTCGGCTGGATGGACTGGAAGTGTTGGTGACACAGGGAGCCCTGGGAACCTATGCCTGTGAATGCCAGGAGGGGGGGATGACTCAAGTAGTGGCTACTTATCACTTGTTCTGGGGGGAACCCCAGGGCCGTGGCCGAATCGTGGGCTCTGGGCTAGCTGGCTTTATCCTGGGTGCAGTGGCTTCTACTCTGATCCTGCTCCTGCTTGGCAGGCAACGTCAGCGCCAACGCCAGCAGGAGCTCTTGGCAAGAAACAAGGTGGGGTTGGACTTGGGGGCCCCTCCATCTGGAACCACGAGTTGCAGCCACGACCCCCCCTCCCCATCACCTTCCCCAGAGGATGAGAGGCTTCCACTGGCCTTGGCTCTGGCCAAAAGGGGCAGTAATCTCAACGGCTTTCCCCCATCCTTCTTACGGGACTCCCACCAGGGCCCAAATCAAGCTCACATTCTGCTGACCACAGCACCACTGGCCACATGCGATGAGACTTCCATCTAA